CAGATTACCTTTACCCCACTGGTCACCATAGAACCACCATGTGGTCATGATACACTGAATGCTGACCAGATAGCACTTGAGTGGCAAcagtgacactgtgacagtagTGACGGTGACATGGGACAAAAGCAgtgttattgttgtgtatcAGGAACAATGAGTGTCTCTATAAAGTAACTGTACTTAATAAATTGTCAACTGAGTGTGTACCATGTTTGTAGAAGCCTTGGAAAACCTTTGGATGGTGCTGAATTTTGGCAGAACGTTTGGACCAACATTGGGTTTTTCTGCCAATAATATACTTTGACTCCTCAAATTTAAGAAAAGATATTTCATTTAAACTATTTTGAAATGTAGTTATTAACTTTTTAACTTTGAATCAAAGTGATGTTGCTTCTATGGTCATATTTATTGGTCTTAGATTTTACTTACCATATGTCaaattatatacaaataaatcaattCATAGCTGTTGACTTTATATCAATCAGTATGTTGCTGTTTTTCagtgaaactgaaatgaaatttcaattcttctcttctttctcttattGAAGGAATAAGATTTTAAAACGTTTTCAAGAGAAGCCTATTTCAGGAAAGCCTAGTTTCCAAAAGCATCCATAATTGAAAATCTTAATTCCCCATGTGAAAGGTTTTCCTAGGctaccacacatacattttatatatatatatatatatatatatatatatatatatatatatatatatatatatatatatatatatatatatatatgtatctaatatatatatctCATGTACTACATCTCTGACCAGACTGTCTCTGATCATCACACTAACCTGCAGCTCTCGCACCACCCTCTTGATGAGGTAATTGCCGAGCTCCACCCCCTGCAGACCAGCCTGGGTGGAGGAGATGGAGTAGAAGATGGCTGTATTGATTTTATCCACTTCCTCTACTGCATCCAATGTGGTGAACTCTCGCACAATACTCTAACCAACGAACAAAATAGATGACAGTCAGTAAAGTGACTGTGAGCAGgaataaacagtgtgtgaatAAACAGTGTAGTGAATTAGTGTTCACTAACCTGGATGTTATCCGATATGTCCTGTGTGAGGGCTACGTGTAAGACTACTAGAGGTTCTCCAGGCATGGAGGCGTGTGTGAAGGAGTAGCAGCGTCTGTAAGGCCCGACTCTGCGCTTTATGTCTGTCCAGTTACGCACTGGGTGCACTGCTTCATACCTGTAAATATGCACACTCTGATCAGCAAATGCTAGTAAACTTCATGTGTGATTctgatttaataattataataataataaagcactcTGTAAAGGCCTTGGATCTTACTGGCTGATCTTCTGAAGGAGCTCACAAGGGGACTGCCATGTGATTCTCTCTAACCGGAGAAGCCCAACAGAGAACCACTCAGACAGGAGGCTCTTCAAAGTGCTGTTAagatcctacaacacacacacacacacacacacacaaaattagatTTAATTCAATCCTACAACAGCTTGTTTCTATAGCTTTCCAAATCAGCTAACAACTCTTCATTAGTTGACAGGATGTGTATGTTAGCTAATGAAATCTCTCTCTAGTATGGAAATCAAAGAATTTATTCAAGTAAACTAATTCAACACTAATTTCATTTGCCTCCGGATTACGTTACGTCTGATGCATATGTAAAATCTCACGGCTCCTCAGCACATTAATATTTCACAGCCGGGTTCTGATCTTCTGCAGGCTGGCATGTTGAGTTTCGGATTTAGACAAATCAGATTTCTCTCTGCAGGCTACTGCACTCTAGGCCTGTTTGTTTGCCCTTCAGCTGATGTTATTAGATGAGCtccgagagaaagagagagagagagagagagaaagagagagagagagagagagagagagagagagagagagagaacagagcagATCTCTGGTAAACATAACGCAATTTCAGCAAGGAGTCACGCTACTCCAGTGGGTCAGCTTTCATATCTAAAGAAGTTCACAGAATTGCACTCTTGTGCCGAATCACATAGAGGAACAGACACGTGAACATCGTTGTACATGAACCCTTAGGCGTTCTTGTCAGTTAGATCTGTTTGAACAGccttgtgttgttctgtgtgtatgttgattCTTAGGAGAGATATTAAGCTCTACATTAAAATAGGAGTCTGTTAAAACACCATCACAAATGTCCAGAAAGAGCCACATGCTTTTGTCATGACTCACAGGTTTGTAGGAAATTGCCTGTATTTTAACACTCCATCCTTAAATTGCCCTTATGTTTTTCATTTCTATCATGCCATTACAGTATTAGCTCAGGTTTGGAGAGTCAAAGTAGACTTCAGTAGGAGAAAACagatatatattgtttttagaATCGAAAATAAAAGGCGGACAAGTCTGAATCGCTAGTCTGAATCCTGGTGATGCCACAGACATCCGTGACTGAGAGCCAAGGCAGCAAGACTCTCCATACTCTCTAGTTGGGAAGAATGGGGTACTCTTTCTccgctgtcaatcacagcaaccgTGAGCTCAAGAGCGTGAATAACGTTTTCTTCCGACTGTGTTTCTCTGCCCTGTGAttcagcatgagcagcagttccaAAAGATAACTTTGGCTGGCCTTGGAGGGAGCACATGGTACCCTTCACCCTGCCTGGCTGGTAGTGTGTGATAGAGGAAAGCTGGCTGGTGTGTGGAGGCCAAATTGGGTGGCCAaattggaaaaagaaaaaaaaatctatctatgtatctatctaggaatataaaagtaaaagtacaaGTGTGTTTGTTCACACTAGCAACTGAGAAGTCCCTTGTGGGTGTTCAGCAACCATTTAAATGGGAAATAACTGCAGGAACTAAGAGGAATCATTCAAGCCAGTCACTTGCATTTGACACTTCTCCATGCCATACCTAATTTGCATAGAACTGAGAAAATGGCACTTGAAATGTCACATGTTTCATAGCCATCTTGTCATATACCGGTGTTGCCGGAACCATGGCTCTATGTCATGCACATACAGAGAAAATAACTGCTCTCCTGTCACTTGCTAGTATGAGTGTAGGGTATACCAGAGAACTAAGACACtcagaaataattattttgaaaacatatttaatttgtCAATTATGTGGAATTCAAAGTACACAAGGCAACCTACTCATCACTTTCTTTATGGTAATACTATAATCACTACTGACTCACTACAAGCTAGTGGCCATGATACACTCTTCCAAGTCATATGTGAAAGTTGAAAAGGTCATCTGTATGAGGCTTCAGTAGAAGACCTGTGCATAACTATCTTTCTACTTTTGcagattcctgttctttaaACAAGTTAAGGTGAGAAGACATTCCACTTTCCGTTAGTGCCGATACGTTTAGAGCCGTACAAGTCTTCAAGGCAAAACAATGCAGAGGCGCTAGAGCCCAAACAGTGAAATTTCCCATCAGTTGTAGCCAGAGGAGCCGTGCAGGAGAAAAGCCCCTGAGCACCAAGACATATAAAGCAGCGCAGTCTGCAAGTTGCTTCTCTTTTCTGTCGATCACAAGTCTAGTTTGTGTTTTGTCCCTGCCTCAGAGCCTTCACTAACTACATTTCCACTTAACTTTTATAAGGggcggaaaaaaaaagaatcgaCCCAACTTTTGACAGAGAAATGATGTCTAAGCACTTACGGGATATTATTCCACTTTAAACGTCAGGACAACTGACAGCACTTTCAAAATTATGCACCTATCACTGTTTTGCATTTGCTTACGTGGCTCAAGAACTTGAGGATAGATCACGGCATCACGCAGCAGATATACGGTATCATGCTCTAGGCCAAAATGTTCTAAACTACAGTGCTCTCAGAATTTGTTTGCAGCTATAAGTGAAATAGCACACTGAGgtgaataaaatacataataaataagtCACGTAACTAATGTATGCAAAGCCTTCCTCTGGATATTATGTCTTGATGAATCCGTTGGCAATGTTTCTGAATGGTTTTTGCCATGTCATACTTTTAACGTGACTACAGAGAGCGAGGCACTCATATCCTCCCTCCTTTCCAGTGGCTGTTATTATTCTTGCCTTAGAAGATCTGCCCATTATGATGAACACTGCTGTCATTTGGCCCTGTAGGCTATTAGGGATGACATCCACCATCCAGTCAGCCGGATTCTGTTTCTAGACATGGGAGCTCCTTGGGTCTTCCATCCACTGCACATAAATAGCTCTTTTGATGATCATGAGGAAAAGCCACAAAGATACCACAATCCATCTTCAGGATCTGGAAAATCCTGAGCCCTGTCCTGGTTTTCATTCATTAAACACTGCAAAATCAACCAGCTGATATGTAAGTGAACCCAGGAATCAAGCAGAAAGTCACACCAGATGCCAATCTGGTCACCAACATGTGAAAAGTAGGCTTATCATATTTGCTGAAGGGACTGCTAGCAAAAAGGCAGTCAACAGAGAAACACATTTCAGTTCATCGTCCTAGGTGAGCTCACGAGGGGAGATCTTGAGGTACTCCAGTACAAGGGTGAGATCCCACTGCTGGTTCTTGGGGAAGTGTGTCAGACAATAGCTTGTTGCTCCCTTTAGGAAGGATTTGACAGGGTGATGAGCTCCCAGAGACACCTAATCAactgaggttaaaaaaaaacggTGCAATGGGCAccacatacacattcattatGGGGACTTTCTGCCAGAGTAGGAATGCTAGAACTCTAGAAACTGGCCAGTGCATTAGCTCCAGATATGCATCATTTGCAACAGTTAACACCTGAGAGCTTATAAGGATATTTATCAGAGATTCCAGCATTCAGGAGTAATCCTCAACCTATCTTTTCACTCTGGATGGTCAGACCTACGGGTAACCTGGCCAAGGAcggtaaatattttcttttatttgggACAATAGATCTATTTGAAGCCACTAAAGCATTCTGTCCACAAGAACAGGCAACAGGTCTCAGGGGACTCTGTGGTCTGTAAATTAAATATTCTGTACAATGTGGGCAGAAACAGTGGTAGAGGTGTAAAGAGTGGACACTGAGGCCAGTGGTGGGCCAGTGCTGACCTTGGGGACTGAGTGGAGAACAGAGGAATGGCACACGCCACAAAGTACTGGGAAACGAGTACCACACTGAGCAAAAGAACAGTTCACAGCTTGCTTGCAGACTGCTTGGTCGTAAGATAACAAGGCTAGTAATTGAACAAGGGAACCCAACTCAAGCTAGCCACAGATTTccaaaaaaatgatcaaatattATCAGTGCAGCTGTGCTTACCTGTTGCTTTGACCTTAAAGACGTTTATGAAGCACTTTCAAAGACAAAATGCACATGAAGCCATATATGTGTAATAGGTCAGGGGAAGGATGGTCATATGACAACAGTAATATCAAGTGGCATGTCATGATGTCACTTTATGACATTGCTGAAAGTCTTGGCATGGATATATTGGAACATCTTCCAATGAATGTTCAGAGCATATTGCATTCTATGTCCAAAAATATATTTACGTTTACAtatatggcatttggcagacgctctgatccagaaCGACTTACAGGAGTGGGTTTGAAGTGTCTATCAATGTATGTTTGTGATTTATCCTAAAGGTGGAGTATGAAAATCAGCTGCCTGCACTTTTTGCACTACTGAACACTACACTGCTCACCTACATTGTGTACcactactgcatcatgtgtatgtgttgtatataCTGAGTCCCACATATTGTTGTTGTCCAGTTTAAGGACACTACAGTGGCCCATCCAATttgcatatttgattttggcacagttTTTACTCTTGATACAAATTGAGTCCTATATGTATACTGTGCATACTGCCTTATGTGAATACGGTACATTCTGTATAGGTGTGCACCAGAGCTCCCCCCCCCCTCGTTCACTTGTGGATATGATGAATTGAAAATATGATTTGATTTGgattaatagaaataaatattatttacatataagaGAGCCTTATCATTTTCTGACTAGAATAATAATTCATCAGAAGGCTTGGGGTGAAACACTATCTATGTAGAAGCCTATTACGCCTCGATACTTGGGACTTAATATGCAATGCGAGCAGGTCAAAATGTTTTCCCAACAAAATTTTCTGAAATTTTTCACGTAGTCAAAACATCAAACAGCTTTACCCTTGCCTCAGTGCACAAAATTTAACATCTCTAAGAACGACGCCATGTGATGTACGATGATGCATGATGATGCACTGACTGCTCTGGAAGTGCCTTTAAATCATTTCACGCTTGCTTTGAAGGGTTTGCCTCCCTGTCAATTATAAGTTTAAACCCCTCTATTGACCATGCACATCTTAATCGTCCTTCAATCAAGTTTTTAATGGAGCTTTTAAGCATATTATTAAGTGTGATTCAGTTTGAATGTCAGACTATGGTTAAGGCATCGAAATGAAATCACACTGTAATCAGGGAAAAATACCGAGAGGTTCATTCTCTTATAAAATGAGAACAAGAAGTGATGCTAAAGAACCAGAACAAATGACATGCTGCCTGGTTCTTCAACACTTAAAAGTTTCTCTACCTTGCCCAAAACATCTGGAAAGTTAGTTATCTTATCTTCTGTCCATTAGCACATTTTGTTTAGTCCATATCTTTAGCTGTCCTGTGACAATTCACCCAAATCTATGCCTCCAAAATATTCTGTAGCTTTTAAACCACAGCAGTGGTCACACTCAGAGATCGAAATAAGCAAAACCTTGTTATCGACTGTCTCTGGTTGTGACGTCAAATCAGCCATCAGTGAAAATCGTAACACGTATAGGACGGATGAACTCAACTCACGACCAAAGAACTGTTTTGCAACGTGAGATTGCTTTCTATGGAAGCTCTGTGCTGCCACGcatgaaatcaaaataaatctCATCAATATCTAGTTATAATGAGAAAGATCATGGAATTCTATAAATAATGTAACATCATTACATGAACATAATACGTTGTTATTATGTGAAAGTATCACACTACAATGAGAAAAATGTCTTGCTCTTATGTTAAAAgatcattttaaaagaaatacattGGCAAATCAAAGCTTGCTAGGAGGAAATATAGAGTATAGTTGGACCTTGGTTCCTGTCCTGTCTGCGTCAAAGGGGATTCCTGAGTCTCAGCTTAGTGTCCAAAGTTTTTAATAGAAGCCAGATAGCATTTTGCATAACAGCATTATGCAGCCTGCAGACATTCAATATGCTGGAATTTGCAACCGTGAGGACCAAGTGGATGAGCTAGGAATAAAGCAACCTGTAAAAGGTCTAAAGAATTTATGGGTGATTATAAATCCTGTGAATTGAGAATATTTCATAATGTTTGTATATGAATGCAATGccaactataaataaataaatattaaataaaattttaacaaataaaaaaaaaagaagttatgTTTCTTTTATAACATTTATCTTGTACATGTATCTTGTTGATATTTCCTGAAATAACGTCACATTTTGTGTGATTTTGGCAAAATAATGCAATGGatttttctcatgaattttttttttcttacattaattaaatatttttatgcaaTAGCGTGAACTCCATAATAAACTTTTctcataataatgttttttataatattaattaaatatttttatgtaatagAGTGACCTCCATAATAACATTTTTctcataaaaatgtttttttttttttgtattaattaaaatattttaggtAATAGAGTGACCTCCATAATAACATTTTTctcataataatgtttttttttttgtattaatttaaatattttaggtAATAGAGTGACctccatcattttttttcacataatAATGGTGGgatgatcagaaggttgcgagttcaaatcccaaaaGCTCcatcactgctgggcccttgggcaaggcccttaactctcagttattaaaaaaatacagaaataaaatgccagaaatgtgtgATTGTTTTGATCGATATCTTTGACAGCAAAAATTTGTCAAAAATCATGCACTCTGAACTCACCCACATGCGACTgcttgataaaaaaataattctaataataagCGAAACTTGAAGTGAAATGCATTTGAAATGGTTCCCCCCCCCCTATTAGTAATCAGTAGCCAAACACAGTGCAATGCCAAACTTGTTACAGTGTCATGCCACACTTATGTTATGGTGTAATGCCACAGTAGGGGAAAGAGTTGAACTTTCACTGCTGAAGTAGGGTAAAAGTCAGGCACTGTCTGAGCTCATGTTACTCTACAACCTCATGGCACAGATACCAGAAGCTGAAGTGGGTTAAAGGGCACTGGTGGTGTTATGTAAACAGTCTCAGGCACTTTTACACACGCCAACCCACAGTAATTTCAAGTGCAAAAGACTTGTGTGAAATGTTAAACGTTAACAGTCAGTGCAAAGACTGGAATTGAGAATTTTACCCTCAAGTGTGGGCTGTCAGTAACTTTGGAGGTAAAGTCAAGAACATCAGCTCGGAGGTCCACCAGAAACTTCACCCCTCCCTCCACCCTGCTAATGTGGTTCAGTAACTGTTTGTATCTTGGGGTTAAACTGTAACGCAGTCTGTCTTCAGCCTGTAATATAGTAGCTAAGTCCCGTAACTGTGTATCCACCAGCTTCCGTGCCATTTCAGCAGCTCCTCTGTGATCCACTCCATACTCCCTGGCCAGCATTTCCAGAAACACGAGTCTCTGCTCCTTTCCCAGGTTTCTGTAGTAGTGCATGAAGTCCAGGCTGTTGGAGTCAGGGGGTGGAGGGGATTTATCTCTTGTCTCATAATTCGGTACCGGAGCCACAGTCCTCCGCAGCATCTCTTCCATGACCctcatgtgtgtatgatgccgattgtttttaatattattactgCTGTTATTGTGTCCTGCGACGGAGGAACACGAACGCCAGGTCAACAGTCTGAAGCTCTGGACAGGATCAGAAACACAGCGGTATcgccaggtcctggagaaagtAGACACAAATCTGCTCGCTATCATGGCACACGCGATTTATAAAGCACTGCTCAATACCAAAATAAACCGCTTTGACTTCATGGAATAGTAAAGCACTTCCGGGTTCTTAAAGACGAAGCGCTCTTGACAGTGTTGCCAGATGCGATTTTAACAAACTGAACGTTCGCACTTGTCTGTAAGTGGACTCCTATAACTTaggcaaatgaaataaaaacggACATTTTACTTTTcccaaatgaaataaaattctcCAAAGCATTTGAACAGAGAACCGAACAGGTCAGCTCAGAATTTTACACAAATCTTAAACACGGCAAAGCATGATTTGTCGCACACCTGGCAACCCAGTCACCTGCTGCTTAGTCCAGAGCTCGGCTGAAATGAACTAGcgatttttttgtttgatgcATTTTGACAATGCAAaaacatatctatctatctatgtctgtctgtctatctatctgtctgtctgcctatctatctatctatctatctatctatctatctatctatctataggggttggacaatgaaactgaaacgcctgggtttagaccacaataattcattagtatggtgtagggcctccttttgcggccaatacagcatcaattcgtcttgggaatgacagatacaagtcctgcacagtggccagagggattatgagccattcttcttgcagaatagtggccaggtcactacgtgatgctggtggaggaaaacgtttcctgactcgctcctccaaaacacaccaaagtggctcaataatatttagatctggtgactgtgcaggccatgggagatgttcaacttcactttcatgttcatcaaaccactctgtcaccagtcttgctgtgtgtattggtgcattatcatcctgatacacggcaccaccttcaggatacaatgtttgaaccattgggtgcacatggtcctccagaatggttcggtagtccttggcagtgacgcgcccatctagcacaagtattgggcctagggaatgccatgatattgcagcccaaaccatcactgatccacccccatgcttcactcgggtacgcttctttggggcttctccacaccgtaactctcccggatgtgggaaagacagagaaggtggactcatctgagaacaatacatgtttcacattgtccacagctcAAGCTTCTGGCACCactgaaaccgacgtttggcattggcacgagtgaccaaaggtttggctatagcagcccggccatgtacattgaccctgtggagctcccgacggacagttttggtggaaacaggagagttgaggtgcacatttaattctgcagtgagttgggcagctgtggttttatgttttttggatacaatctgggttagcacccggacatccctttcagacagcttcctcttgcatccacagttactcctgttggatggggttcgtccttcttggtggtatgctgacattaccctggataccgtggctcttgatacatcacaaagacttgctgtcttagtcacagatgcgccagtcgagacgtgcaccaacaatttgtcctcttttgaactctgatatgtcacccataatgttgtgtgcattgcaatattttaagcaaaactgtgttattactctgctaattaaaccttcacactctgctcttactggtggaatgtgcaatcaatgaagattggccaccaggctggtcaaatttagccatgaaacgtccaacactaaattggccagtgtttcagtttcattgtccaacccctgtatctgtctgtccgcccgtccatccatccatccatccatccatccatccatctatctatctatctatctatctatctatctatctatctatctatctcccaaGATTGTCTTACaaagtatacaaataaacacCCATAAAGTTTGTCTAATTATCTGTCTGTAGTTTACAAAGTCACATCCAATCCCACAATCCGTCTCAGCTGTGCTGCTGCTCTGCCTGTCCGCCGTGTGGAGAAGCTGTGACTGTGAGTGGAGGCTAATCAGCTCGGGATAATTGTGTCCTTTAGCTTCTCTCACGTTttagataaaatatattttcagttATACATTTCAGCAGTATGTAACAGTGATTTTTATCATCCTGCCTTTAAATGTAGGGTTTTTGATTTTTAGCTTAGTGACCTGTTAGCCAAGCTAAGTGCCGATGATATCTAGCTAGTTAGCTTTAATTGAGCTAGCCACAATGCAGGGCATTCTAGTCTTTTTC
The sequence above is drawn from the Hemibagrus wyckioides isolate EC202008001 linkage group LG04, SWU_Hwy_1.0, whole genome shotgun sequence genome and encodes:
- the mlycd gene encoding malonyl-CoA decarboxylase, mitochondrial, producing MIASRFVSTFSRTWRYRCVSDPVQSFRLLTWRSCSSVAGHNNSSNNIKNNRHHTHMRVMEEMLRRTVAPVPNYETRDKSPPPPDSNSLDFMHYYRNLGKEQRLVFLEMLAREYGVDHRGAAEMARKLVDTQLRDLATILQAEDRLRYSLTPRYKQLLNHISRVEGGVKFLVDLRADVLDFTSKVTDSPHLRDLNSTLKSLLSEWFSVGLLRLERITWQSPCELLQKISQYEAVHPVRNWTDIKRRVGPYRRCYSFTHASMPGEPLVVLHVALTQDISDNIQSIVREFTTLDAVEEVDKINTAIFYSISSTQAGLQGVELGNYLIKRVVRELQSEFPHMAQFSSLSPIPGFTSWLHGFLGQYRKEGRVTELLSEHEWTEVEEATGAVSGAAALDALRALLASGDWHRSERLTRALEPVLMRLCAWYLYGEKRRSYALNPVANFHLQNGATLWRLNWHADSSPRGIANSCGIMVNYRYFLQDTAINSRAYLHNKVITASDQVLNLVEQFQKKSKL